In Phycisphaerae bacterium, a genomic segment contains:
- a CDS encoding HNH endonuclease, whose amino-acid sequence MQHGKCCYSEILIPEEGHGKAVEHFRPKAHFKWARNDWPNLLLVCPQCNGRKRDQFPEMLTDNEGAAKVVYIRASSEPKAAIIDPSSGENPEDHLTYILDDMDPLYGQVTPRNGSQRGRVTIEVTGIDDAVFWRERFERLNDVLQNRYLELLAAKKSGDNDCLAAALQPFERFVSSKEKFAGMAREFARMKKLGERFGLTIP is encoded by the coding sequence ATGCAGCATGGCAAGTGCTGTTACAGCGAGATACTAATTCCCGAGGAGGGGCATGGTAAGGCCGTCGAGCACTTCCGACCCAAGGCCCACTTCAAGTGGGCGCGCAACGATTGGCCTAACCTTCTCTTAGTCTGTCCGCAATGTAATGGAAGGAAGCGTGATCAATTCCCAGAAATGCTGACAGACAATGAAGGTGCGGCGAAAGTCGTCTACATCAGGGCATCATCCGAACCCAAGGCCGCCATAATTGATCCGTCTTCAGGTGAGAATCCTGAAGACCATTTGACCTATATTCTCGATGACATGGATCCGTTGTATGGTCAGGTGACGCCAAGGAACGGAAGCCAGCGCGGGCGCGTAACGATCGAGGTTACGGGTATAGATGATGCGGTATTCTGGAGAGAGAGATTCGAGCGCCTTAACGATGTGCTACAGAATCGGTACCTTGAATTGCTGGCGGCGAAGAAAAGCGGTGACAATGATTGTCTTGCTGCTGCGCTTCAGCCGTTCGAGCGGTTTGTTAGCTCGAAGGAGAAGTTTGCCGGAATGGCAAGGGAGTTCGCCCGGATGAAGAAGTTGGGCGAGCGATTCG
- a CDS encoding AAA family ATPase, translating into MMYLTRIRLKNVRCFESLDLRLGASAQPTRLAVVVGDNATGKTALMRSIALGLCDESSAAGLMKESDEGYIRRGCQRATITLDLFSPTRRKEPLQIRTTIERIKPGRIAVDRVRQSTNPAKGAFPWHALFLAAYGAGRGVAGTGDVADYTPINAVYNLFNYTEGLQNPELMLRRHSNGAQIEKALTEFTRTKKVHRKKSGVLVDGPWGNDMPLRDLADGYRGAILWLTDLLGWAVAFNPKLHDLAQLRGIVLIDELEEHMHARWQRTVIDDLRHILPGVQFLVTTHSPLIASSVGLIKEEANLDKLFALELQECNRVTAFDHPHMNGWRMDQVLASRAFRYQIHADPQFRNGLRRASELLAKKTLTQAERRQLKRIRDRIEDSLFTSNSPVERDVELEMRQKRRREIRSLEHDLFGQDESQA; encoded by the coding sequence ATGATGTATTTGACACGCATACGACTCAAGAATGTTCGATGCTTTGAATCCCTTGACCTTCGGCTCGGAGCGTCCGCCCAACCGACACGCCTTGCCGTCGTTGTGGGCGATAACGCCACTGGGAAAACGGCATTGATGCGTAGCATTGCGCTCGGCTTGTGCGACGAATCAAGCGCAGCGGGGCTAATGAAAGAGTCTGACGAGGGATACATTCGCCGGGGCTGCCAACGGGCAACAATTACGCTCGACCTGTTCAGCCCAACTCGGCGAAAGGAGCCCTTGCAGATCCGTACGACAATCGAGCGGATCAAGCCCGGCCGCATCGCCGTTGACCGGGTACGACAATCTACTAACCCTGCCAAGGGCGCGTTCCCCTGGCATGCTCTCTTTTTGGCGGCATACGGCGCAGGCCGCGGGGTGGCTGGCACTGGTGACGTCGCTGATTATACACCTATCAACGCCGTCTATAACCTCTTTAATTATACCGAAGGCCTCCAAAACCCGGAGCTTATGCTGCGGCGCCACAGTAACGGCGCCCAGATTGAAAAGGCCTTGACAGAGTTCACTCGTACGAAAAAAGTCCATCGGAAGAAATCCGGCGTACTGGTCGACGGGCCTTGGGGCAATGACATGCCCTTGCGCGATCTTGCCGACGGATACCGCGGCGCGATTCTGTGGCTAACTGATTTGCTTGGCTGGGCTGTCGCCTTCAATCCCAAGTTGCACGACCTTGCACAACTCCGCGGCATCGTTCTCATAGACGAATTGGAAGAACACATGCATGCGCGATGGCAGCGCACCGTTATCGACGATTTGCGCCATATACTTCCAGGCGTCCAGTTTCTCGTCACAACACACTCACCACTCATTGCCTCAAGTGTCGGACTCATAAAAGAGGAGGCCAACTTGGACAAGTTGTTTGCTCTTGAGCTGCAGGAATGCAATCGAGTAACCGCGTTCGACCACCCGCACATGAATGGCTGGCGGATGGATCAGGTATTGGCTTCCCGGGCTTTCCGCTACCAGATTCACGCCGACCCCCAGTTCCGAAACGGACTTCGACGTGCGTCCGAGTTACTTGCAAAGAAGACTCTAACCCAAGCTGAAAGGCGCCAACTGAAGCGGATTAGGGACCGCATTGAGGACTCGTTGTTTACCTCAAATAGTCCCGTGGAACGGGATGTTGAGCTCGAAATGAGGCAGAAACGACGTCGTGAGATTCGCAGCTTGGAGCATGATTTGTTTGGTCAAGATGAGTCACAAGCATGA
- a CDS encoding ParB N-terminal domain-containing protein, translated as MNVELLPLAGIKPYEKNPRDNDAAVDAVAESIRRFGFRQPIVIDADGVIVCGHTRWKAAQKLGLTEAPVHVATDLTPEQIRAYRIADNKTNELASWNLELLPIELGELKDAGIDWSLLGFDQDELAHLFDPGVKQGLTDPDEVPAPPDEAVTKPGDLWLLGDHRLLCGDSSSAADVNLLIAVDPVKAADLPAGSDVVPALLPIHLCNCDPPYNVRVEPRSNNAIAAGNSSFPMPKSQKLTQAVDAARGNKGLHHHQAFDVARQGVKHATHQKLRAKDRPLANDFVSDEAFDQMLRAWFGNIARVLTPGRAAYIWGGYANCANYPPVLKACGLYFSQAIIWVKEHPVLTRKDFMGNHEWCFYTWREGAAHVFLGPNNVPDVWSVKKVNPQSMIHLTEKPVELAVRAIQYSSRVGEAVLDLFGGSGSTLIAAEQTGRRAYLMELDRLYCDVIVARWEKFSGRKAECVSAHGRDAPTGQVAPVVVKPPKAGQLK; from the coding sequence ATGAATGTCGAGCTGCTGCCGCTGGCCGGGATTAAGCCATACGAGAAGAACCCGCGTGACAACGATGCTGCCGTCGACGCGGTCGCCGAGTCCATCCGGCGGTTCGGGTTCCGCCAACCCATCGTGATCGATGCCGACGGCGTCATCGTTTGCGGGCACACGCGGTGGAAAGCGGCGCAGAAGCTCGGGTTGACCGAAGCGCCGGTCCACGTGGCCACCGATCTGACGCCGGAGCAGATTCGCGCGTACCGCATCGCCGACAACAAGACGAACGAACTCGCGTCGTGGAACCTCGAACTGTTGCCGATCGAACTCGGCGAACTGAAAGACGCAGGCATCGACTGGTCGTTGCTCGGCTTCGACCAGGACGAACTGGCCCACCTGTTCGACCCCGGCGTCAAACAGGGTCTCACGGACCCCGATGAGGTCCCCGCGCCCCCCGACGAGGCCGTCACCAAGCCGGGCGACCTGTGGTTGCTCGGCGATCACCGTCTCCTCTGCGGCGACAGCTCATCGGCCGCGGACGTGAACCTGCTGATCGCGGTCGATCCAGTGAAGGCGGCTGATCTGCCGGCGGGTTCCGACGTCGTACCCGCGCTGTTGCCAATCCATCTCTGCAATTGTGACCCTCCGTACAATGTCCGCGTCGAGCCGCGCAGCAACAATGCGATCGCGGCGGGGAACAGTTCCTTTCCTATGCCAAAGAGTCAGAAACTGACCCAAGCGGTCGACGCGGCGCGTGGCAACAAGGGGCTGCATCACCACCAGGCATTCGACGTAGCCAGGCAGGGTGTGAAGCACGCCACGCACCAGAAACTCCGTGCCAAGGATCGGCCGTTGGCGAATGACTTCGTAAGCGATGAGGCGTTCGATCAGATGTTGCGTGCTTGGTTTGGCAACATTGCCCGCGTGCTCACCCCAGGACGCGCGGCGTACATCTGGGGTGGGTACGCCAACTGCGCCAACTACCCGCCGGTGCTGAAGGCCTGCGGGCTTTACTTCTCCCAGGCCATCATCTGGGTCAAGGAACACCCCGTTCTGACGCGGAAAGACTTCATGGGTAACCATGAGTGGTGCTTCTATACATGGAGAGAAGGCGCGGCGCATGTTTTTCTTGGTCCGAACAACGTGCCCGACGTGTGGTCGGTGAAGAAGGTCAACCCGCAATCGATGATCCATTTGACCGAGAAGCCCGTCGAACTGGCCGTGCGGGCGATTCAATACTCGTCGCGCGTCGGCGAGGCCGTGCTTGATCTGTTTGGCGGGAGTGGTTCGACGCTTATCGCGGCGGAGCAGACGGGAAGGCGAGCGTATCTAATGGAGTTGGACCGGCTCTATTGCGATGTGATCGTCGCCAGATGGGAGAAGTTCAGCGGAAGGAAGGCGGAGTGCGTCAGCGCCCACGGGCGAGACGCGCCGACCGGACAGGTAGCGCCGGTCGTCGTCAAGCCTCCGAAGGCAGGTCAGCTGAAGTGA